One Desulfovibrio sp. Fe33 DNA segment encodes these proteins:
- a CDS encoding MucR family transcriptional regulator translates to MEDYLQQALEIVKAQASVRTMTEEEITSMVQKLAAGIKAIAEGEAVDSATPTAVDPQKAIREKSILCCACGKSFKVLTKKHLATHGMTPEEYREQYGYKKKLPLVCKSLQRERRKKMKEMKLWTKRGKTK, encoded by the coding sequence ATGGAAGACTATTTGCAGCAAGCGTTGGAAATCGTGAAGGCACAGGCCAGCGTACGGACCATGACCGAAGAAGAAATTACGTCCATGGTACAGAAACTGGCCGCCGGTATTAAAGCCATCGCTGAAGGCGAAGCCGTAGACAGCGCAACCCCCACAGCCGTGGATCCGCAAAAAGCCATCCGCGAAAAATCCATCCTCTGCTGTGCCTGCGGCAAATCCTTCAAAGTACTTACCAAGAAGCATCTGGCCACACACGGCATGACTCCCGAGGAATACCGGGAGCAATACGGCTATAAGAAAAAGCTGCCCCTGGTGTGCAAATCTCTGCAGCGCGAGCGCCGCAAGAAGATGAAGGAAATGAAGCTCTGGACCAAGCGCGGCAAAACGAAATAG